A genome region from Scomber japonicus isolate fScoJap1 chromosome 15, fScoJap1.pri, whole genome shotgun sequence includes the following:
- the LOC128373896 gene encoding uncharacterized protein LOC128373896, translating to MQLEVPRSPAPPVWLPSVHSGAPHAPISRLPRTVPEQTGRDGHLTAEGRVPRAQRIKAKTIKCPPGPKCTALPRGHVSFPPREGTTAPRLGPLMVEELQRVSPLCRRWERWAALAASPWVLKTISRGYRLQFAAVPPRFAGIIHSQAQGESARVLQEEILSLLNKGAICVVPPAQCQSGFYSRYFLVPKRGGSGIRPILDLRALNTFLRKYKFRMLTHASLLRLVRQNDWFTSVDLKDAYFHIPIYPPHRKYLRFAFQGTCYEYRVLPFGLSLSPRVFVRCTEAAIAPLRQQGIRLATYLDDWLLLAQSRQEAMAHTRILTRHLLDLGFVINAEKSMLCPTQDIIFLGLSLDSVIFTARLSAERVRAFRACLALFHPGKSVQFRLCLRLLGLMASAILVVRLGRLHMREFQLWVASCGLDPVRHGARRVLVTPGCVRALRHWRAPSFLTRGVPMGSVLSRKVITTDASLTGWGGIHEGRSVRGRWSVDLQRSHINFLELSAVFLSLKHFLPSLMGHHVLVRTDNTTTVAYINRQGGLRSRQLHMLARRLILWSCGRLLSLRATHVPGALNTGADLLSRGAPVYGEWTLHPEIVEQIWARYGRAAVDLFASRGNAQCALFYSLRSLDAPLGIDALAHVWPHELLYAFPPLALIPATLSRVRDHGHALILIAPHWPAMHWLAEIYRLLCAQPWQLPLRRDLLSQGGGTVFHPHPERLALWVWPLSGSICQLWDSHSV from the exons ATGCAGCTGGAAGTTCCCCGTTCTCCAGCTCCACCTGTTTGGCTTCCGAGCGTGCACTCCGGGGCCCCCCACGCCCCCATCTCCCGGCTGCCACGGACCGTGCCAGAGCAGACCGGGAGAGACGGACATCTGACGGCAGAGG GCCGAGTGCCGAGGGCGCAGCGCATAAAAGCCAAAACTATAAAATGTCCTCCCGGGCCAAAGTGCACAGCACTGCCCAGAGGCCATGTCAGTTTTCCACCACGAGAGGGCACCACCGCACCGCGGTTGGGACCTCTCatggtggaggagctgcagcgcGTCTCACCTCTCTGCCGCAGGTGGGAGAGGTGGGCTGCGCTCGCAGCTTCACCCTGGGTGTTGAAGACGATTTCGAGAGGTTACAGGCTGCAGTTTGCCGCCGTTCCCCCTCGATTCGCCGGCATAATACACTCCCAGGCTCAGGGAGAGTCAGCTCGTGTTTTACAAGAGGAAATCCTCTCACTGTTAAACAAAGGAGCAATCTGTGTCGTTCCTCCCGCACAGTGTCAGAGCGGTTTTTACTCCAGGTACTTTCTGGTCCCAAAACGGGGGGGGAGTGGTATTCGCCCTATCCTGGATCTACGTGCTCTGAACACATTTCTCAGGAAATACAAGTTCAGGATGCTCACACACGCATCCCTGCTGCGCCTGGTGCGACAGAACGATTGGTTCACTTCTGTCGATCTGAAAGACGCGTATTTCCACATTCCAATATATCCTCCCCACAGAAAGTATCTGAGGTTCGCTTTCCAGGGGACGTGCTACGAGTACCGCGTGCTCCCATTCGGTCTGTCTTTAAGCCCGAGGGTGTTCGTCCGGTGCACGGAAGCGGCGATAGCCCCGCTGAGACAGCAGGGCATTCGCTTGGCCACATATCTGGACGATTGGCTGCTTTTGGCACAATCGAGGCAGGAGGCCATGGCGCATACGCGTATTCTCACACGGCACCTATTAGACCTGGGTTTTGTGATAAACGCGGAAAAGAGCATGCTGTGCCCGACACAGGACATAATCTTTCTGGGATTATCCCTGGACTCGGTGATTTTCACGGCGCGCCTCTCGGCGGAGCGAGTGAGAGCTTTCAGAGCATGTCTCGCGCTTTTCCATCCAGGCAAATCTGTTCAATTCAGATTGTGTCTTCGATTACTCGGACTGATGGCGTCAGCCATTCTCGTGGTTCGTCTCGGTCGCCTCCACATGAGGGAATTCCAGCTCTGGGTGGCCTCATGCGGGCTGGATCCCGTGCGTCATGGCGCACGGAGAGTGTTGGTTACGCCGGGGTGCGTCAGGGCACTGCGCCACTGGCGAGCCCCGTCTTTTCTGACCCGCGGGGTGCCCATGGGCTCTGTCCTGTCCAGGAAGGTGATCACTACGGACGCCAGCCTGACAGGGTGGGGCGGAATTCACGAGGGCCGGTCAGTGAGGGGCCGCTGGAGTGTGGACCTCCAGCGGTCTCACATAAATTTTCTGGAACTTTCAGCGGTGTTCCTCTCCCTGAAAcacttccttccgtctctcatGGGCCATCATGTCCTGGTGAGGACGGACAATACCACGACGGTAGCGTACATCAACCGCCAAGGGGGGTTGCGCTCTCGTCAGTTGCACATGCTGGCACGCAGACTGATCCTGTGGAGCTGCGGTCGTCTCCTCTCCCTGAGGGCGACGCACGTCCCGGGAGCTCTGAACACGGGCGCGGACCTGTTGTCCAGGGGCGCGCCGGTATACGGGGAGTGGACTCTGCACCCGGAGATTGTGGAACAGATATGGGCCCGTTATGGTCGGGCCGCGGTGGATCTGTTCGCGTCAAGAGGAAACGCGCAGTGCGCGCTGTTTTACTCTCTGCGCAGCCTGGATGCTCCCCTCGGCATAGACGCACTAGCGCACGTCTGGCCGCACGAGCTTCTTTACGCGTTCCCTCCCTTGGCCCTGATACCCGCCACTCTATCCAGAGTGAGGGACCACGGCCACGCGCTGATTCTGATAGCTCCGCATTGGCCTGCGATGCATTGGCTGGCGGAGATATATCGGTTGCTGTGCGCGCAACCTTGGCAGCTCCCGCTGCGCAGGGACCTGTTATCGCAGGGGGGGGGGACGGTTTTCCACCCGCACCCAGAACGCCTGGCGCTGTGGGTTTGGCCCCTGAGTGGTTCAATTTGTCAGCTGTGGGACTCCCACAGCGTGTGA